From the genome of Aeromonas hydrophila subsp. hydrophila ATCC 7966:
AGCGCCATCAGGGCGCAGATGGCGGCATCGTAGCGATCGGTCCCCGCCGTCACATCGGCCGGCAGATGCGCCAGCAGCTCGGCGCGCACCGCCGATGCCTTGCCCCCCACCTTGGCAAGAGCGGGATAGACCTCCAGCACGGCGCGATCGGCCTGCGGTTGCTGCTTGGGCACCAGCTGCAAGTCTGCCAATCGGGGCAGCATGGCGAGCGCCAGGGTCGCGTTGTTGCCGAGCCTATCGAAGGTGGCCGAGAGCGGCTTCTTGCCATATTGCCGGTGCAGCCAGCGCTCGCAATCCCGGTAGGCATAAGGGTTGTCTATCTCGCGCTGGGGCACGGCGCACTCGGTCGTCCTCCCCGCCAGCAGCTCGACCAAGGCGCGAGGAAACGCCAGCGGCGCGTCGATCCCGAGCGCCAACTGCGGGCAGGCCAGCACCTGCAGCAGGTGGATCTCGTCGTGCAGTGCCGGGCGCAGCAAGGCATCCAGATCCGGCGCAACCCGTGAGCTCAGTCGAAACAGGGGCGATACCCCAAACCAGTGCAGCCGCTGTTCACGCGCCTGCCACCCCACCACAGCCACCGCCTGGGCACTGCCCTGCCAGCCTCTTACGTCCCAGCCAATGCCGATGGCATCCATGTGTTCCATTGTCATGCCAGTGTCACCTCTGCACGCTATCAATGCAGCACAGGGTAATGGCTGGAGCCCCTAAAGCAAGGTTGGCGGCGCGGCTTAGAAGGATTTCTTGAAATTGATCAGCGGCAAGATGGGGAAAACCCCGTTCTCGGCGTAGTTGGCGAGGCCAATCTGCAGACCGTCCAAGTGCTTGGTGGCGTTGATGAAGCCCAGCTGGAAGGTGGTGCGCTCGGCATAGTTGACGAAGCCGACGTTGGCCAGGGCATTGCCCTTGGCGATGTTGACGGCACCCCAGTTGAGGCCCTGCACATTGTTGGTCAGGTTGACGAAGCCAAGGTTGACGCCCTTGTCCTGACCCTCGTGCCAGTTGACCGCGTTGATCGCCACCCCGCCAAACTGGTGGCGTACCCGACCGGCGCCAAGGAAGATGCCAAGCTGCAGACCGGTGAATTGATCCACGTCGGAGAGGGCGAAGACCGGCAGATCGATCCCTTTCACCTGACCGGTGCGACCATAGAGCACAGAGGCTCTGGCCCCCTCCACCTGATGGGACGCGGGCAGATTGACGCCGGGCAAGGAGAGCTGGACAGGGGTACTGGCGTGGGCAACGCCACCAAGGGCCACAGCCCCCATGGCAAGCAGCAGGCGAGCAGGTTTCATCGATGCATTCCTCAAGACTCAGGGAGTGGCGTCAGCCTACCAGCCCGGCGGCCTGGGAACGAGACCCGACGGACGTGGCTGCGTCACCCCTCGTCTGAATCGGGCCAGCCAAACTGGACAGACCAGAATCAATATTTCGCCAAAAATTAACATTTATATTATTTACATCAAGCCTCATTTGGTAACACAATGCCTAAACGTGCGTTTGAACAGAGCAAACGACACGCAACGACTTAAGGATGTAGTCGAACGGATGTAACCGAAGAATGGGCCCATCGGCCTTTTGCAATACCCTTCTGCCAACCACGGAGACACGCGATGAATATGGACGTAATCAAGACCTTTACCGAGCAGATGCAAGGCTTTGCCGCCCCCCTCACCCGTTATAACCAGCTGCTGGCCAGCAACATCGAACAGCTGACCCGGCTACAGTTGGCGTCCGCCAACGCCTATGCCGAGCTGGGACTGAACCAGCTGCAGGCCGCCGGCAAGGTGCAGGATGCCCAGAGCCTGGCGGCCCTCGGCACCGTCCAGCTGGAGACCGCCAGCCAGCTCTCCCGCCAGATGCTGGACGACATCCAGAAGCTCAACACCCTCGGCCAGCAGTTCAAGGACGACCTCGACGCCCTGGCTGCCGACGGCATCAAAAAGAGCACGGGCAAGGCCTGATATCCCCCTGGCTGCCCGCGACGGGCAGCCACATCTCCCCATGCTCCGTCACGACAGGCTCGCCCTGCGCCGGGGATGGGTGAAGGAGAGAACATGAGCCAATCATCTTACGGCCCGCTGTTCGAGGCCCTGGCCCACTACAACGACAAGCTGCTGGACATGGCCAAGGCGCAGACCGAGCGCACGGCCCAAGCCCTGCTGCAGACCAATCTCGACGATCTCGGCCAGGTGCTGGAACAGGGTAGCCAACAGCCCTGGCAACTGATCAATGCCCAGATGAACTGGTGGCAGGATCAGCTCAAACTGATGCAGCACACCCTGCTCAAAAGCGCAGGCCAGCAGAGCGAACCGCTCATCGCTCCCGAGCGCAGCGATCGTCGCTTCAAGGCCGACGCCTGGAGCGAGCAGCCCATTTATGACTACCTCAAACAATCCTATCTGCTGACCGCCAAGCACCTGCTGGCTTCAGTGGATGCCCTCGAGGGAGTGCCCCAGAAGAGCCGGGAGCGGCTGCGTTTCTTTACCCGCCAGTACATCAACGCCATGGCCCCCAGCAACTTTCTGGCCACCAACCCGGAGCTGCTCAAGCTGACCCTGGAGTCTGACGGCCAGAATCTGGTGCGCGGGCTGGCGCTGCTGGCCGAAGATCTCGAGCGCAGCGCCGATCAGCTCAACATCCGCCTGACCGACGAGTCCGCCTTTGAGCTGGGGCGGGATCTGGCGCTGACGCCGGGCCGGGTGGTGCAGCGCACCGAGCTGTATGAGCTCATTCAGTACAGCCCGACCACGGAAACGGTGGCCAGGACGCCGGTACTGATCGTGCCGCCCTTCATCAACAAGTACTACATCCTGGACATGCGGCCCCAGAACTCCCTGGT
Proteins encoded in this window:
- a CDS encoding phasin family protein; translation: MNMDVIKTFTEQMQGFAAPLTRYNQLLASNIEQLTRLQLASANAYAELGLNQLQAAGKVQDAQSLAALGTVQLETASQLSRQMLDDIQKLNTLGQQFKDDLDALAADGIKKSTGKA
- a CDS encoding DUF429 domain-containing protein, which gives rise to MTMEHMDAIGIGWDVRGWQGSAQAVAVVGWQAREQRLHWFGVSPLFRLSSRVAPDLDALLRPALHDEIHLLQVLACPQLALGIDAPLAFPRALVELLAGRTTECAVPQREIDNPYAYRDCERWLHRQYGKKPLSATFDRLGNNATLALAMLPRLADLQLVPKQQPQADRAVLEVYPALAKVGGKASAVRAELLAHLPADVTAGTDRYDAAICALMALQYAAKGSVSLLPALVAPPAEMALDEGWVYHFTRP
- a CDS encoding VC2662 family protein is translated as MKPARLLLAMGAVALGGVAHASTPVQLSLPGVNLPASHQVEGARASVLYGRTGQVKGIDLPVFALSDVDQFTGLQLGIFLGAGRVRHQFGGVAINAVNWHEGQDKGVNLGFVNLTNNVQGLNWGAVNIAKGNALANVGFVNYAERTTFQLGFINATKHLDGLQIGLANYAENGVFPILPLINFKKSF